In the Topomyia yanbarensis strain Yona2022 chromosome 3, ASM3024719v1, whole genome shotgun sequence genome, one interval contains:
- the LOC131691970 gene encoding acetyl-CoA carboxylase isoform X4: MLKRRASKRFVLAESGEESCWDTTMDNDGTGGPTLPPPVINLETAVPSESTSASSSVSEDCPAPGSINGSETGTTASNAALKVPALAYVKITESGRLKPSMSHGTGLGLDRGHERDFVLSTTEEFVKKFNGTRVITKVLIANNGIAAVKCMRSIRRWSYEMFKNERAVRFVVMVTPEDLKANAEYIKMADHYVPVPGGSNNNNYANVELIVDIALRTQVQAVWAGWGHASENPKLPELLHKKGLVFLGPPDRAMWALGDKVASSIVAQTADIPTLPWSGSELKAQYSGKKIKISSELFARGCVTTSEQGLIAAGKIGFPVMIKASEGGGGKGIRRVDIPDEFPALFRQVQAEVPGSPIFVMKLARGARHLEVQLLADQYGNAISLFGRDCSIQRRHQKIIEEAPAIIAEPEVFEDMEKAAVRLAKMVGYVSAGTVEYLYDAEGKYFFLELNPRLQVEHPCTEMIAEVNLPACQLQIGMGIPLYRIKDIRLLYGEHPWDSTVIDFDNPNTKPRPRGHVIAARITSENPDEGFKPSSGTVQELNFRSSQNVWGYFSVAASGGLHEFADSQFGHCFSWGENRQQARENLVIALKELSIRGDFRTTVEYLITLLETNSFLENTIDTAWLDALIAERVQSDKPDIILGVICGALHISDRKITESFTSFKTSMEKGQIQAANTLTNVIDVELINEGIRYKVQAAKSGQNTYFLVMNGSFKEVELHRLSDGGILLSLDGSSCTTYMKEEVDRYRIVIGNQTCVFDKENDPSLLRSPSAGKLINLLVEDGAHVNKGQPYAEIEVMKMVMTLTAGETGTVSFVRRPGAVLDAGSLLGHLELDDPSLVTKAQPYKNPWPLLTGDTVPVPEKLNRVHFTYKSILENTLSGYCLPDPYNAPRLREIIEKFMQSLRDPSLPLLELQEVIASISGRIPISVEKKIRKLMQLYERNITSVLAQFPSQQIASVIDMHAATLQKRTDRDVFFLTTQGIVQLVQRYRNGIRGRMKAAVHELLRQYYAVECQFQHGHYDKCVGAIRDKHKDNMDTVVSTIFSHSQVAKKNLLVTLLIDHLWANEPGLTDELAATLSELTSLNRAEHSRVALRARQVLIAAHQPAYELRHNQMESIFLSAVDMYGHDFHPENLQRLILSETSIFDILHDFFYHSNRAVCNAALEVYVRRAYTSYDLTCLQHLELSGEVPLVHFQFLLPTAHPNRYRQLADGTECDTIADSFMRTGCMAAFDSFEHFGQYSDEILDLLEDFASPAFVNPKVLDAVDGGDSDRRMSTSINVSISDPIARAEGTDGTVASPTEAIHILSIAVRDMGDMDDLQMEQVFGSFCAQHREELISRRVRRITFAALKKRQFPKFFTYRSRDNFEEDRIYRHLEPACAFQLELNRMRTYDLEALPTANQKMHLYLGRAKVPKGQEVTDFRFFIRSIIRHSDLITKEASFEYLQNEGERVLLESMDELEVAFSHPQAKRTDCNHIFLNFVPTVIMDPAKIEESVTKMVMRYGPRLWKLRVLQAELKMVIRQTTQSPTTSVRLCIANDSGYFLDIAMYTEVTDPETHVIKFMAYGNRQGPLHGLPISSPYMTKDYLQQKRFQAQSNGTTYVYDIPDMFRQMTERLWKEFSKARPTEDIRIPEKILLVCNELVMKGDTMEEIQRLPGENNVGMVAWRIVLATPEFPNGREIVVIANDLTYFIGSFGPQEDVLFCKASELSRQRKCPRIYISVNSGARIGLAEEVKSLFKVAWEDPDEPEKGFKYLYLTTDDYSKIANTNSVRAILIEDEGEPRYKITDIIGKTDGLGVENLRNAGMIAGETSRAYEDVVTISMVTCRTIGIGSYLVRLGQRVIQIENSHIILTGFAALNKLLGRKVYASNNQLGGIQIMHNNGVTHKTEALDLDGVYTILYWLSYIPDIRGGTLPIVSASDSIDRPIDFMPTKAPYDPRWMLAGRVNPSNPSEWETGFFDRGTWAEIMEPWAQTVVVGRAKLGGIPVGVIAVETRTVELTIPADPANLDSEAKTFQQAGQVWFPDSSYKTAQAIKDFGREELPLIILANWRGFSGGQKDMYEQVVKFGAYIVDGLREYKQPVIIYLPPNAELRGGAWAVLDPTINPRYMETYADPESRAGVLEPEGIVEVKFKEKDLIKSIQRLDPVVLELKRKSAEAAGNKDALNELENQIKARINSLLHVYHTVAVHFADLHDTPERMLEKGCISEIVPWRSSRTYMYWRLRRLLLEEYFIKQILDAQDSLSVGQAKSMLRRWFVEDKGATEAYLWENNEPVVEWLENQKKCDSTVCRNIYAVKKDAIISQIQVALEECPEAALDAVVGLCQALSPAQRGEVVKTLSQLEFAEKEHANLG, from the exons ATGCTAAAAAGACGCGCAAGTAAGAGGTTTGTTTTGGCCGAAAGTGGAGAAGAATCCTGCTGGGACACTACTATGGACAATGACGGCACAGGCGGGCCGACTCTGCCGCCACCGGTCATTAATCTAGAAACGGCGGTGCCTAGCGAAAGCACCAGCGCTAGCAGTAGTGTCAGTGAGGATTGTCCAGCACCCGGCAGTATCAATGGCAGCGAAACCGGTACTACTGCTAGTAATGCCGCGCTGAAGGTGCCCGCGCTTGCCTACGTGAAGATTACGGAAAGCGGACGATTGAA ACCTAGTATGTCCCATGGCACCGGCCTTGGACTGGATAGAGGACACGAGCGTGACTTTGTACTGTCTACCACTGAAGAATTTGTGAAGAAATTCAACGGAACACGGGTGATCACCAAG GTGCTGATCGCGAACAATGGCATCGCAGCGGTCAAATGCATGCGTTCGATTCGACGCTGGTCATACGAGATGTTTAAGAATGAACGAGCGGTACGTTTCGTTGTTATGGTTACCCCGGAGGACCTCAAAGCCAACGCGGAGTATATCAAGATGGCCGATCACTATGTTCCGGTACCGGGTGGATCCAACAACAACAATTACGCCAACGTCGAACTCATTGTAGACATTGCACTGCGGACACAGGTACAAGCCGTGTGGGCCGGTTGGGGACATGCTTCCGAGAACCCGAAGCTGCCCGAGTTGCTGCACAAGAAGGGGTTGGTATTTTTGGGACCACCCGATCGTGCCATGTGGGCTCTTGGCGATAAGGTAGCCTCATCGATTGTTGCACAAACTGCAGACATTCCAACATTACCGTGGTCCGGATCGGAGCTAAAGGCGCAGTACAGTGGGAAGAAGATAAAAATTTCCAGTGAGCTGTTTGCTCGGGGCTGCGTAACGACTTCGGAGCAGGGTTTGATAGCGGCCGGCAAAATTGGCTTCCCGGTCATGATCAAGGCATCGGAAGGTGGTGGCGGAAAAGGTATTCGTCGGGTCGATATACCCGATGAATTTCCAGCACTGTTTCGTCAAGTGCAAGCTGAAGTTCCAGGATCGCCTATCTTCGTAATGAAACTTGCACGGGGAGCTAGACATTTGGAGGTTCAACTGCTGGCTGATCAGTACGGAAATGCTATAAGCTTGTTCGGGCGAGATTGTTCAATCCAGCGGCGGCACCAGAAGATTATCGAAGAGGCACCGGCCATTATTGCCGAACCGGAGGTGTTTGAGGATATGGAGAAGGCAGCTGTGCGATTAGCCAAAATGGTTGGCTATGTGAGTGCGGGAACTGTTGAGTACCTGTACGATGCGGAGGGAAAGTACTTCTTCCTAGAGCTAAATCCACGCTTGCAGGTGGAGCATCCTTGCACGGAAATGATCGCAGAAGTGAATCTTCCCGCATGCCAGTTGCAGATTGGAATGGGTATTCCTCTCTATCGTATAAAGGATATCCGACTGTTGTACGGGGAACATCCGTGGGATTCTACTGTGATTGATTTTGATAACCCAAATACGAAACCGCGACCACGGGGACATGTGATTGCAGCTCGTATCACTTCGGAAAATCCAGATGAGGGTTTCAAACCTAGCTCGGGAACGGTACAGGAGTTGAATTTCCGTTCTAGCCAAAACGTGTGGGGCTACTTTAGTGTGGCTGCTTCCGGAGGGCTCCATGAATTTGCCGATTCTCAATTCGGACATTGTTTCTCCTGGGGCGAGAACCGACAGCAGGCGAGAGAAAATTTGGTAATTGCGCTGAAAGAGTTGTCAATCCGAGGTGATTTCCGCACAACGGTAGAATATTTGATTACCCTACTGGAAACGAATAGTTTCTTGGAAAACACAATCGATACGGCTTGGTTGGATGCTCTCATAGCTGAACgcgttcagtcagataaaccaGATATCATTCTTGGTGTCATCTGTGGTGCTTTGCATATTTCCGATCGAAAGATCACGGAATCGTTTACCAGTTTTAAAACTTCTATGGAGAAGGGACAAATACAGGCAGCGAACACGTTAACCAACGTTATCGACGTTGAGTTGATTAATGAAGGCATTCGATATAAGGTACAGGCGGCCAAAAGCGGACAAAATACATACTTCTTAGTAATGAATGGATCGTTCAAAGAAGTTGAACTTCACCGACTGTCCGATGGCGGAATACTGTTATCGTTGGATGGTTCAAGTTGTACCACTTATATGAAAGAGGAAGTGGATCGATACAGAATTGTGATTGGAAACCAAACGTGCGTGTTTGACAAAGAAAATGATCCATCGTTGCTGCGAAGTCCTTCTGCCGGTAAACTGATCAATTTGCTGGTCGAAGATGGAGCACATGTTAACAAAGGTCAACCATACGCCGAAATCGAGGTAATGAAAATGGTTATGACCCTAACGGCCGGGGAAACAGGTACGGTGTCATTTGTGCGACGTCCAGGAGCAGTGTTAGATGCTGGTTCTTTACTAGGACATCTCGAGTTGGACGATCCTTCGTTAGTTACAAAAGCGCAACCCTACAAAAATCCGTGGCCACTATTGACGGGAGACACCGTTCCAGTACCAGAAAAGTTGAACCGAGTTCATTTTACGTACAAATCCATTCTAGAAAACACGCTTTCCGGATACTGTTTACCAGATCCGTACAACGCCCCCAGATTGCGGGAGATTATTGAGAAATTCATGCAGAGCTTGCGCGATCCTTCTCTTCCTTTATTAGAACTACAAGAGGTCATTGCATCAATTTCTGGTCGTATTCCGATTTCGGTGGAGAAGAAAATTCGCAAATTAATGCAGCTCTATGAACGCAACATTACCAGTGTGCTTGCTCAATTCCCGTCGCAGCAGATTGCTTCCGTAATCGATATGCACGCGGCTACGCTACAGAAGCGAACGGATCGTGATGTTTTCTTCCTAACTACCCAAGGGATAGTTCAGCTTGTGCAGCGTTATCGAAACGGAATCCGTGGTCGCATGAAAGCAGCCGTCCATGAACTACTTCGGCAGTACTATGCAGTGGAATGCCAGTTCCAACATGGTCACTATGACAAATGCGTCGGTGCTATCCGGGATAAGCACAAAGATAACATGGACACCGTTGTCAGCACCATTTTCTCGCATAGTCAGGTGGCAAAGAAAAATCTGCTGGTGACCTTGCTAATAGATCATCTATGGGCCAATGAACCGGGGCTTACGGATGAGCTGGCAGCTACGTTAAGTGAACTGACTTCTTTGAATCGGGCGGAACACTCTCGGGTCGCTCTGCGAGCTCGTCAGGTTCTGATCGCAGCTCATCAACCGGCTTACGAACTTCGCCACAATCAAATGGAATCAATTTTCCTCTCCGCAGTCGATATGTACGGACACGATTTCCACCCGGAGAATTTGCAACGTTTGATACTTTCCGAAACTtcgattttcgatattttgcatGATTTCTTCTATCACTCGAATCGAGCCGTTTGCAATGCCGCGCTGGAAGTGTACGTTCGTCGTGCGTACACATCGTACGACTTAACGTGTCTGCAGCATCTGGAGTTGTCCGGGGAGGTACCCCTTGTACACTTCCAATTTCTGCTGCCCACAGCTCATCCGAATCGATATAG acaACTGGCAGATGGAACCGAATGTGATACCATTGCCGATTCATTTATGCGTACCGGTTGCATGGCTGCATTCGACTCGTTTGAACACTTTGGACAGTACTCGGACGAAATTCTCGATTTGCTAGAGGACTTTGCTTCGCCTGCGTTTGTAAATCCCAAGGTTCTGGATGCGGTGGACGGCGGAGATTCAGATCGACGGATGAGTACCTCGATTAACGTTTCGATTTCGGATCCAATAGCCCGTGCTGAGGGAACAGACGGGACTGTCG CTAGTCCTACAGAAGCAATTCACATCCTGAGCATTGCCGTTCGAGACATGGGCGACATGGATGATTTACAAATGGAGCAAGTGTTTGGCTCATTCTGTGCTCAGCATCGCGAAGAGCTGATAAGTCGCCGCGTTAGAAGAATCACCTTCGCTGCGCTGAAAAA GCGCCAGTTCCCCAAGTTCTTCACCTATCGGTCTCGGGACAACTTCGAAGAGGATCGCATCTACCGTCATCTGGAACCGGCATGTGCGTTCCAACTGGAGCTGAACCGAATGCGCACGTACGACCTGGAAGCCCTACCTACGGCCAACCAAAAGATGCATTTGTATCTAGGTCGCGCCAAGGTACCAAAGGGTCAGGAGGTGACCGATTTCCGTTTCTTCATACGTTCCATCATTCGCCACTCAGATCTGATCACAAAAGAAGCCTCATTCGAGTATCTGCAGAATGAGGGCGAACGCGTCTTGCTGGAATCGATGGACGAGCTAGAAGTGGCATTTTCGCATCCTCAGGCAAAACGAACGGATTGTAATCACATCTTTTTGAACTTTGTTCCGACGGTCATAATGGACCCAGCAAAGATCGAAGAATCCGTTACAAAAATGGTTATGCGGTACGGTCCTCGGTTATGGAAGCTTCGAGTGCTACAAGCAGAACTGAAGATGGTCATCCGTCAGACAACTCAATCCCCAACTACCTCAGTGCGCCTTTGCATTGCGAACGATTCAGGGTACTTTTTAGATATAGCGATGTACACCGAAGTGACTGATCCGGAAACACACGTCATCAAGTTTATGGCGTACGGCAATCGTCAAGGACCTCTGCATGGGTTGCCGATTTCTTCTCCTTACATGACCAAAGATTACCTGCAACAGAAGCGCTTCCAGGCGCAGTCAAATGGAACGACATACGTGTACGATATTCCGGACATGTTCCGGCAGATGACCGAACGTCTCTGGAAAGAATTTTCAAAGGCCCGACCAACCGAGGATATAAGGATACCGGAGAAGATCCTCTTAGTGTGCAACGAGCTGGTGATGAAAGGCGATACGATGGAGGAGATCCAGCGACTTCCCGGTGAAAATAATGTAGGAATGGTGGCATGGCGGATCGTTCTTGCTACTCCCGAATTTCCCAATGGTCGTGAAATTGTTGTGATTGCCAATGACCTGACCTATTTCATTGGCTCTTTTGGACCGCAGGAGGATGTGCTGTTTTGCAAAGCTTCAGAGCTGTCAAGACAACGGAAGTGTCCAAGAATTTACATTTCTGTCAACAGCGGGGCCCGAATAGGTTTGGCTGAAGAGGTAAAGTCACTATTTAAGGTTGCCTGGGAAGATCCCGATGAACCGGAAAAGGGATTTAAATATCTTTATCTGACGACGGACGATTACAGTAAGATCGCGAATACGAATTCGGTGCGTGCCATTCTGATTGAGGACGAAGGTGAACCGCGGTATAAAATCACGGATATTATCGGTAAAACCGACGGATTGGGTGTTGAAAATCTGCGTAACGCTGGTATGATAGCCGGTGAAACCTCACGGGCGTACGAAGATGTAGTCACTATTTCGATGGTAACATGCCGAACGATCGGTATCGGTTCATATCTGGTACGCTTGGGGCAACGTGTCATTCAGATTGAAAATTCTCATATCATTCTTACGGGATTTGCCGCTTTGAACAAATTGCTTGGCAGAAAGGTTTACGCTTCCAACAACCAGTTAGGAGGCATCCAAATCATGCACAACAATGGAGTCACGCACAAAACAGAGGCACTAGATTTGGATGGTGTTTACACGATACTCTATTGGCTCTCCTACATTCCAGACATTCGGGGAGGAACTCTACCGATTGTGTCAGCTAGTGATTCTATTGACCGACCGATCGATTTCATGCCCACCAAAGCACCATACGATCCACGATGGATGCTTGCCGGTCGTGTGAACCCGTCCAATCCATCCGAGTGGGAGACTGGCTTTTTCGACCGTGGGACCTGGGCGGAAATTATGGAACCTTGGGCTCAAACGGTAGTTGTTGGACGAGCTAAGCTGGGTGGTATCCCAGTTGGGGTGATAGCTGTGGAAACAAGAACGGTAGAGCTAACAATCCCGGCAGATCCGGCCAATTTGGATTCGGAAGCGAAAACATTCCAACAGGCAGGTCAAGTTTGGTTCCCAGATTCGTCGTACAAAACGGCGCAAGCTATCAAAGACTTTGGTCGTGAGGAACTGCCGTTGATAATCTTAGCTAATTGGAGAGGATTCTCCGGTGGGCAGAAAG ATATGTACGAGCAGGTTGTGAAGTTTGGCGCATACATCGTAGATGGACTGCGGGAGTACAAACAGCCTGTTATCATCTACCTGCCACCGAATGCTGAACTTCGCGGTGGTGCTTGGGCCGTATTGGATCCAACAATAAATCCGCGATACATGGAAACCTATGCTGATCCGGAATCTCGCGCTGGAGTCCTGGAGCCGGAAGGCATCGTTGAGGTGAAATtcaaggaaaaagatctcatCAAAAGTATTCAGCGGCTGGATCCGGTGGTACTAGAG TTGAAGCGGAAATCCGCCGAAGCTGCTGGCAATAAGGACGCGCTAAACGAACTGGAAAATCAAATCAAAGCACGGATCAACTCCCTGCTACACGTGTACCACACCGTTGCGGTACACTTTGCTGACCTACACGATACTCCCGAGCGTATGCTGGAGAAGGGTTGCATCAGCGAAATCGTGCCCTGGCGCAGCTCACGGACCTACATGTACTGGCGACTCAGACGACTACTCCTGGAGGAGTACTTTATCAAGCAGATACTGGACGCCCAGGACAGCCTGTCAGTTGGACAAGCAAAATCTATGCTACGTCGGTGGTTTGTGGAAGACAAAGGGGCCACAGAG GCTTACTTATGGGAGAACAATGAACCAGTTGTTGAATGGTTGGAAAACCAGAAAAAATGTGATTCGACCGTCTGTAGGAATATCTACGCTGTGAAGAAGGACGCAATAATTTCACAGATTCAAGTAGCTCTTGAG GAATGTCCTGAAGCAGCACTGGATGCCGTCGTTGGCCTTTGTCAGGCTTTATCGCCAGCCCAGCGTGGCGAAGTGGTGAAAACACTATCACAACTGGAGTTCGCCGAAAAGGAGCACGCTAACTTAGGATGA